One genomic segment of Nitrospinaceae bacterium includes these proteins:
- the lipB gene encoding lipoyl(octanoyl) transferase LipB produces MSDPPAKNGYPGICAGYLGQMLFERAWELQKNIWEERAEGRLREDTFLFMEHEPVITLGAGGAEGNILSRESPAGGGEIPLFRINRGGEVTFHGPGQLMMYAICDLKDRERDVHTHCRRLEEVFLRYLAGFDIAARRREGMPGLWVDEEKILSLGVGARRWVTIHGVAFNISTDLRFFEMIHPCGEVGAQVTTLEQLLGSPCHLDEVAESLRPIVADVFEQEISWSGEITCRFSSLARAKDESA; encoded by the coding sequence TTGAGTGATCCCCCGGCGAAAAATGGATATCCTGGCATTTGTGCCGGATATCTGGGGCAGATGCTTTTCGAGCGCGCCTGGGAGCTCCAGAAAAATATTTGGGAAGAGCGGGCCGAGGGCCGCCTGAGAGAAGATACTTTTCTCTTTATGGAGCATGAGCCTGTCATCACGCTGGGGGCGGGGGGCGCAGAAGGAAATATCCTTTCCCGCGAATCACCGGCAGGCGGCGGCGAGATACCTTTGTTCCGTATAAATCGGGGAGGTGAAGTCACCTTCCACGGGCCCGGCCAGTTAATGATGTACGCCATATGCGATCTAAAAGATCGTGAGCGGGATGTTCATACCCATTGTAGGCGGCTTGAGGAGGTTTTCCTTCGCTATCTTGCTGGCTTTGATATTGCGGCCCGCCGCCGAGAGGGCATGCCCGGCCTATGGGTGGACGAGGAGAAAATCCTCTCCCTCGGGGTTGGTGCCCGAAGGTGGGTGACGATTCACGGGGTAGCGTTCAATATATCAACCGATCTTCGATTTTTCGAGATGATTCATCCCTGCGGCGAAGTTGGTGCGCAGGTGACGACGCTGGAACAATTGTTGGGGAGCCCATGCCATTTGGATGAAGTGGCCGAATCTCTTCGCCCGATTGTGGCTGATGTATTTGAGCAGGAAATTTCATGGTCCGGTGAAATCACATGCCGGTTTTCCTCCTTGGCCCGGGCAAAGGATGAGAGCGCATGA